TGCGGACCGTCACGTCGATCTCAGCGGCTGCATCCTCGAGTGCGGGTACTAGGTCGTCGGCGTCGCCAGTCGCCTCAGTCTCCAGCTCAGGAAGCGGCTCACCCTCGGTCTGAGACACGTCGAAGACAGCAGTTGGCTTGAAGCCGACAAGCCCTTTCGACCACTCGTCAGGCGATGTCTCGTCGTACTCACAGTCGCTTTGTTCATGGTAGCTAGGCGAGTTCTCGCACTCGGGACACTGCTTGGTGATGATCGGGGCCCAAATCCAGATGGCCTGTTCGCCCTCCTGGACGTGCCGGTCGAACTCATTCCGCCAGGTGTTGTAGCCGGCGACCTTCGTCGCCTCGGGACACTGGAGATTGATGAGGAGCGTGTTTCGATGGGAATAGTCGTGGAAGCGACTCTGGACGTCGAGCCACTCCTGGAACTCCTCGCTCGCCTGCGCATCGTCAACGTGGTCGACGAGCTCGTCGATCCACGCTTCGATGGTACTGTGCATCTCGTCATGTCGAGTGTCGGTC
The DNA window shown above is from Halostella litorea and carries:
- a CDS encoding ArdC-like ssDNA-binding domain-containing protein; translation: MATTSDPSVSFEETDTRHDEMHSTIEAWIDELVDHVDDAQASEEFQEWLDVQSRFHDYSHRNTLLINLQCPEATKVAGYNTWRNEFDRHVQEGEQAIWIWAPIITKQCPECENSPSYHEQSDCEYDETSPDEWSKGLVGFKPTAVFDVSQTEGEPLPELETEATGDADDLVPALEDAAAEIDVTVRIVDAVDWEHGDAKGVCKYRSKRDLQPVVEAKARTNQADLAVTLIHEYAHALLHADVTDETERAKREVEAEAVAYIVGRYFELDTSGSAFYLAAWQDDDADAVQERLGRIGSTAKELIETVDG